Proteins from a single region of Actinomycetota bacterium:
- a CDS encoding DUF5682 family protein, protein MPGASSTADAGAPPGPLPSTEEVRALAAGLVTPELVVFPVRHHSPGCAWQLRRLFTDNPPSVVLVEGPRSFTPMVSLLTHPEARMPLAIYSYSVSKSGAEATEHRRAAYYPFCDYSPELVALREAQARNIACRFIDLDFSEQCLLESRAGSAEEPVSLLDEGHFGRSRYLQVLADQLGCRDHEELWEHLFEVGAHNLTLSEHVAQVAAYCFLARSEYSEAELKRDGTLAREQEMAWHITQAVAERPEGAGPVLVVLGGFHAVVIPDLLESEIRRPSVSRSSVTRDESALIRYSFERLDRLNGYASGMTSPAWHQLIWDRTLASQKAGHDPSPRRRRDAALKLLFDIAQELRKKHGLSLPMPALAAAYEQVLRLAALRRRPAPVRDDLVDAITSCFVKGDADGDGALILAVTRRTLSGKEMGRVPPGAGTPPLVRDFALRAHRQRLKIDAPERRKVVLDLYRRPPHRTTSRLLHGLAYLGVPFARRTAGPDFVRSIGLDRLQEHWEYSYSVATEAALVEASMYGVTVPMAVANRFAARMDQLDSAGHRDARAAAGTLTEACTLGLHDHLPRVLGSLRAAVGADPDFESVASAAGTLGLLWESREPLEARDVTELPELLRAAYDRATYLGRELRGAPDDGAAAVTGLVRLRELLISDGGRDLDASLYWGTVGSLRVHHELPLIRGAATGLLYAAGRLSDEELASAVEGHFTGLSRAREAVSFLRGLLQTSREAAWQQPSLLNVLDRLFREWDDEAFVAALPELRLAFAEMTPKETDRIAQAVARLHGASGLGPLVRYDLTESDVEANLALSAAVREVLVTDGLGEWLS, encoded by the coding sequence ATGCCCGGCGCGAGCTCGACCGCTGACGCCGGCGCCCCGCCGGGGCCGCTGCCGAGCACCGAGGAGGTCCGGGCTCTAGCGGCAGGCCTGGTCACCCCGGAGCTGGTCGTCTTCCCGGTCAGGCACCACAGCCCGGGCTGCGCCTGGCAGCTGCGACGGCTGTTCACCGACAACCCGCCCAGCGTGGTGCTGGTCGAGGGCCCCCGCTCGTTCACCCCGATGGTGTCGCTGCTCACCCACCCCGAAGCCCGCATGCCGCTGGCGATCTACTCATACTCGGTGTCGAAGTCGGGGGCCGAGGCGACCGAGCACCGGCGGGCCGCCTACTACCCGTTCTGCGACTACTCGCCCGAGCTGGTCGCCCTCCGGGAGGCGCAGGCCCGCAACATCGCCTGCCGGTTCATCGACCTGGATTTCTCCGAGCAGTGCCTGCTGGAGTCCCGGGCGGGCTCGGCAGAGGAGCCGGTCTCCCTGCTGGACGAGGGCCACTTCGGGCGGAGCCGGTACCTGCAGGTGCTTGCGGATCAGCTCGGCTGCCGGGACCACGAGGAGCTGTGGGAGCACCTGTTCGAGGTGGGCGCGCACAACCTGACGCTGTCCGAACATGTGGCCCAGGTCGCCGCCTACTGCTTCCTCGCCCGTTCGGAGTACAGCGAAGCCGAGCTGAAGCGCGACGGGACTCTGGCCCGGGAGCAGGAGATGGCGTGGCACATCACGCAGGCAGTAGCCGAACGGCCTGAGGGTGCCGGGCCCGTGCTCGTCGTTCTGGGCGGGTTCCACGCAGTGGTGATCCCCGACCTGCTGGAATCCGAGATTCGCCGGCCGTCCGTCTCGCGCTCGTCGGTCACCCGGGACGAGTCGGCGCTGATCCGCTACAGCTTCGAGCGGCTCGACCGGTTGAACGGCTACGCCTCCGGCATGACCTCGCCGGCGTGGCACCAGCTCATCTGGGACCGGACGCTGGCCTCCCAGAAGGCCGGCCACGACCCGTCGCCCCGGCGCCGCAGGGACGCCGCCCTCAAGCTGCTGTTCGACATCGCCCAGGAGCTCCGCAAGAAGCACGGTTTGTCGCTCCCGATGCCGGCGCTGGCGGCCGCCTACGAGCAGGTCCTCCGGCTGGCTGCCCTGCGGAGGCGCCCGGCCCCGGTCCGGGACGACCTGGTCGATGCGATAACCAGCTGCTTCGTGAAGGGCGACGCCGACGGGGACGGGGCGCTGATCCTCGCCGTCACCCGGCGGACGCTCAGCGGCAAGGAGATGGGACGGGTGCCGCCGGGGGCCGGGACGCCGCCGCTGGTCCGGGACTTTGCGCTCCGAGCCCACCGGCAGCGCCTGAAGATCGACGCCCCCGAACGCAGGAAGGTGGTCCTCGACCTCTACCGCCGGCCTCCCCACCGGACGACCAGCCGCCTGCTCCACGGCCTGGCCTACCTGGGCGTCCCGTTTGCGCGCCGGACCGCCGGGCCCGACTTCGTCAGGAGCATCGGGCTGGACCGGTTGCAGGAGCACTGGGAGTACTCCTACTCGGTCGCGACCGAGGCGGCGCTGGTGGAGGCGTCGATGTACGGCGTCACCGTGCCGATGGCCGTCGCCAACCGGTTCGCCGCCCGGATGGACCAGCTCGACTCGGCGGGTCACCGGGACGCCCGGGCGGCTGCGGGAACCTTGACCGAGGCGTGCACGCTCGGCCTGCACGACCACCTGCCCCGGGTCCTCGGGTCGCTCCGGGCAGCGGTCGGCGCCGACCCGGACTTCGAATCGGTCGCATCGGCGGCCGGGACGCTGGGCCTTTTGTGGGAGTCCCGGGAGCCGCTCGAGGCCCGGGACGTAACCGAGCTGCCCGAGCTGCTGAGGGCCGCTTACGACCGGGCGACCTACCTGGGCCGCGAGCTGCGGGGGGCCCCGGACGACGGTGCAGCGGCGGTCACCGGCCTGGTCCGGCTCCGCGAACTGCTGATCAGCGACGGCGGCCGGGACCTGGACGCATCGTTGTACTGGGGGACGGTCGGCTCCCTGCGGGTACATCACGAGCTTCCCCTGATCCGTGGGGCCGCCACCGGGTTGTTGTACGCCGCCGGCCGCTTGAGCGACGAAGAGCTGGCTTCCGCGGTCGAGGGCCACTTCACCGGTCTCAGCCGGGCCCGGGAGGCCGTGTCGTTCCTCCGGGGCCTGCTGCAGACCTCCCGCGAAGCGGCGTGGCAGCAGCCGTCGCTGCTGAACGTTCTCGATCGCCTCTTTCGGGAGTGGGACGACGAGGCTTTCGTGGCCGCCCTCCCCGAGCTGAGGCTGGCCTTCGCCGAGATGACCCCCAAGGAGACCGACCGCATCGCCCAGGCGGTCGCCCGGCTGCATGGGGCCTCCGGCCTTGGGCCGCTGGTGCGCTACGACCTGACCGAGTCGGACGTGGAGGCGAACCTGGCGCTCTCGGCGGCGGTCCGGGAGGTCCTGGTCACCGACGGTCTCGGGGAGTGGCTGTCGTGA
- a CDS encoding AAA family ATPase: protein MSDTRILRAPAEQTYAAELAVLAGRDEGDRPRGWRLSPRSVRSFIVGDRKRAISRKFYGDDALIDRCIVTLMSNRGLLLVGEPGTAKSMLSELLAAAISGDSVTTIQGTAGTTEDQIKYTWNYALLLAEGPTLQALVRGPMYKAMEQGCICRFEEVTRVQPEVQDSLISLLSDKVIHVPELRGGESTLFAAPGFNVLATANIRDRGVHEMSSALKRRFNFETVRPISDRKLEVQLVREQTEALLLQAGVEVEFAPDVVELLVGAFSDLRLGVTSEGVVVEKPTAVMSSAEAVAVGYAACLDAHYFGSDGVGGEHVARQLIGTVLKDNPEDGAKLRHYFDVVVKQRAQRQPQWRRMLDARRELDR, encoded by the coding sequence GTGAGCGACACCCGGATACTTCGCGCGCCTGCGGAGCAGACCTACGCGGCCGAGCTGGCGGTCCTGGCCGGCAGGGACGAAGGCGACCGGCCGCGGGGTTGGCGGCTGTCGCCCCGCTCGGTCCGCAGCTTCATCGTCGGTGACCGAAAGCGCGCGATCTCCCGAAAATTCTACGGCGACGACGCGCTGATCGACAGGTGCATCGTCACCCTGATGAGCAACCGGGGCCTGCTTCTGGTTGGGGAGCCGGGGACGGCGAAGTCGATGCTGTCAGAGCTCCTGGCTGCAGCGATCTCGGGCGACTCGGTCACCACGATCCAGGGGACCGCCGGCACCACCGAGGACCAGATCAAGTACACCTGGAACTATGCCCTGTTGCTGGCCGAGGGGCCGACCCTGCAGGCGCTGGTGCGGGGGCCGATGTACAAGGCGATGGAGCAGGGCTGCATCTGCCGGTTCGAGGAGGTCACCCGGGTCCAGCCCGAGGTCCAGGACAGCCTGATCAGCCTGCTGAGCGACAAGGTGATCCACGTCCCCGAGCTGAGGGGCGGCGAGTCGACGCTGTTCGCCGCCCCCGGCTTCAACGTTCTGGCGACCGCCAACATCCGGGACCGGGGGGTCCACGAGATGTCGAGCGCTTTGAAGCGCCGGTTCAACTTCGAAACCGTCCGGCCGATCTCCGACCGCAAGCTGGAGGTCCAGCTGGTCCGGGAGCAGACCGAGGCGCTGCTGCTCCAGGCGGGGGTCGAGGTGGAGTTCGCGCCCGACGTCGTCGAGTTGCTGGTCGGCGCCTTCTCGGATCTGCGGCTGGGCGTGACGTCCGAAGGGGTGGTGGTCGAGAAACCGACGGCCGTTATGTCGTCCGCCGAGGCGGTGGCGGTCGGCTACGCCGCCTGCCTGGACGCCCACTACTTCGGTAGCGACGGGGTCGGCGGGGAACACGTCGCCCGCCAGCTAATCGGCACCGTCCTGAAGGACAACCCGGAGGACGGCGCCAAGCTGCGCCACTACTTCGACGTGGTGGTCAAGCAACGGGCGCAGCGCCAACCGCAGTGGCGGCGGATGCTGGATGCCCGGCGCGAGCTCGACCGCTGA